A region from the Ichthyobacterium seriolicida genome encodes:
- a CDS encoding putative LPS assembly protein LptD has product MSFFFCEISKGQENSDSLLIQQQSIIDSTLVNDLSVEKENSDSLLIQQQSIIDSTLVNDLYIQSKTDSSSIKEIVEYTATDTIRNDVITRETMLYNKASLKYEDMKLEAGKIVIDWKKNTVMAVGILDTLENIVQRPVFTQGDKVYHVDTIFYNTETKNVLVKNGKTIDKEGIIVGEWIKKESDDIIYIRDGKFTTDKKDDPDYYIASSRIKKIGNDKIVTSSAQMSISGVPTPIFVPFGFFPMSNKPTSGIIFPTWGETKLEGFSLQGMGYYFPFSNNLDLTLRGDIHTRGGWRVEGSSNYKLRYKFSGNFFVDYINKVLSEKGRSDYSKNTEYHIKWSHTQDPKSNPNLLFSASVNIASSEYHKSSIRERHSKNFLNNTTNSSVSMNKKFEELPLRLSVNLRHSHNNNTGDLVLDLPVITLDADPWYPFESDDGSRGNWVEKININWQANAHNKVGVKDSLLFTKQVFDNIQNGIKNTLSSSTSIKLFKHINVSPSVNFTEIWYQNVSKKRWDPDKIDEKTQEEGMVVEDKIYGFYSVREFNFSVSFSTRLYGMFKFGKNSFVQAIRHVLSPTISYSYKPDFTSDFWGYQDTFDRPDPSDPLKTIQEKYSRFEKGIYGYPRNSQESNISFGIGNSLESKIAFKSEKDTADAVKKIILFRSLNMNISYNMAKEDFFKWSDLSVDASTTIIKGLDIQVRSTFSPYAIDEEGKLLESYNISNGSLFRLTNTGFTASYRLSNTDIFGKKESTSDKDKKDKNDKKSGGISENSEVEENIEDDDQKENEKEIDLKKPIPYMDYDLPWNINFGYSWNYNIRGKDITRTSTLTFGIDLTFTKWKFDISSGYDLDNSGFSHTNINVTRDLDSFIMKVNWAPIGNSSYNFFIGIKAPILKDIKYEYTRPNDYGF; this is encoded by the coding sequence TTGTCTTTTTTTTTTTGCGAAATATCCAAAGGGCAAGAAAACAGTGACTCTCTACTTATTCAACAACAATCTATTATCGATTCTACCCTTGTAAATGATCTCTCTGTAGAGAAAGAAAATAGTGACTCTCTACTTATTCAACAACAATCTATTATCGATTCCACCCTTGTAAATGATCTCTATATTCAGAGCAAAACAGATAGTTCATCTATAAAAGAAATAGTTGAATACACCGCTACAGATACCATCAGAAATGATGTTATAACACGTGAGACCATGCTCTATAATAAAGCTTCGTTGAAATACGAAGACATGAAACTCGAAGCTGGCAAAATTGTCATAGACTGGAAAAAAAATACTGTTATGGCCGTCGGCATATTAGATACATTAGAAAATATTGTACAACGCCCAGTGTTCACCCAAGGGGACAAAGTATATCATGTAGACACAATATTTTATAACACAGAAACTAAAAATGTACTTGTAAAAAATGGCAAGACAATAGATAAAGAGGGAATCATAGTTGGAGAATGGATAAAAAAAGAATCTGATGATATCATTTACATAAGAGATGGAAAGTTTACCACTGACAAAAAAGACGATCCTGATTACTATATAGCCTCCTCCAGGATAAAGAAAATAGGTAATGATAAGATTGTAACTAGTTCTGCTCAAATGAGTATATCTGGAGTGCCTACTCCTATATTTGTTCCCTTTGGTTTTTTTCCTATGTCCAATAAGCCCACTTCAGGTATAATATTTCCAACTTGGGGAGAGACCAAATTAGAAGGGTTTTCATTACAAGGAATGGGATATTACTTCCCCTTTAGTAACAATTTAGATTTAACCCTAAGAGGTGATATTCACACTAGAGGAGGATGGCGTGTTGAGGGTAGTTCTAATTATAAATTGAGATATAAATTTTCAGGAAATTTTTTCGTAGACTACATAAATAAGGTTCTCAGCGAGAAGGGAAGATCAGATTACAGTAAAAATACTGAATACCATATCAAGTGGTCACATACACAAGATCCAAAATCAAATCCAAATTTATTGTTTTCCGCTAGTGTAAATATAGCTAGTAGTGAGTATCATAAATCTTCTATTAGGGAGAGACATTCTAAGAATTTCCTAAATAATACTACGAACTCTTCTGTATCTATGAATAAAAAATTTGAAGAGTTACCACTTAGACTATCTGTAAACCTCAGACATTCTCACAATAATAATACTGGAGACTTAGTTTTAGATTTACCAGTTATAACACTAGATGCAGATCCTTGGTATCCATTTGAGTCAGATGATGGAAGTAGAGGCAATTGGGTGGAAAAAATTAACATAAACTGGCAGGCAAATGCACATAATAAAGTGGGTGTTAAAGATTCTCTACTGTTTACAAAGCAAGTATTTGACAATATTCAAAATGGTATAAAAAACACTTTATCCTCTAGCACGAGCATTAAATTATTCAAACATATAAATGTTAGTCCTTCTGTAAATTTCACAGAGATATGGTATCAAAATGTCTCTAAAAAGAGATGGGATCCAGATAAAATAGATGAAAAAACTCAAGAAGAAGGAATGGTTGTGGAAGATAAAATATATGGATTCTACTCGGTTAGAGAATTTAATTTTTCAGTGTCCTTTTCTACTAGACTTTACGGTATGTTTAAGTTTGGTAAAAATTCCTTTGTGCAGGCTATAAGGCATGTGTTGAGTCCAACTATTTCATACAGTTATAAACCTGATTTCACTTCTGACTTTTGGGGTTATCAAGACACTTTTGATAGACCAGACCCATCTGATCCTCTCAAGACTATACAAGAGAAATACTCCAGGTTTGAAAAAGGGATATATGGATATCCTAGAAATTCACAAGAGAGTAATATATCCTTTGGAATTGGTAATTCATTAGAGAGTAAAATAGCTTTTAAATCAGAAAAAGATACTGCAGATGCTGTAAAAAAGATAATTCTGTTTAGGAGTCTGAATATGAATATTAGTTATAATATGGCAAAAGAAGATTTCTTTAAATGGTCAGACTTATCAGTAGATGCTTCGACTACCATAATAAAGGGGTTAGATATACAGGTTAGGAGTACTTTTAGTCCATATGCCATAGATGAAGAAGGAAAACTATTAGAGAGTTATAATATATCAAACGGCTCTTTGTTTAGATTGACTAATACGGGTTTTACAGCTTCATACAGACTTAGTAATACTGATATCTTTGGAAAAAAAGAGAGTACTAGTGACAAGGATAAAAAAGATAAAAATGATAAAAAAAGTGGAGGTATATCTGAAAATAGTGAAGTAGAGGAAAATATAGAAGATGATGATCAAAAAGAAAATGAAAAAGAGATAGATCTTAAAAAACCCATTCCATATATGGATTATGATTTGCCGTGGAATATAAACTTTGGTTATTCTTGGAATTACAATATCAGAGGAAAAGATATAACTAGAACTAGCACCTTAACTTTTGGCATAGATTTAACATTTACAAAGTGGAAATTTGATATTTCTTCTGGTTATGATTTAGATAATTCTGGATTTTCTCACACCAATATAAATGTAACTAGAGATTTAGATTCCTTTATTATGAAAGTAAATTGGGCTCCTATAGGCAACAGTTCATATAACTTTTTTATAGGAATAAAGGCTCCTATATTAAAAGACATAAAATACGAATACACCAGGCCAAATGATTACGGATTTTAG
- a CDS encoding YebC/PmpR family DNA-binding transcriptional regulator, which translates to MAGHSKWANIKHRKGAQDAKRGKIFTRIIKEITIAVKESGNDPSSNPRLRNAISNAKGENMPKDNIDRAIKKASGDDANTYSEVTFEGYANGGVAVFVECTTDNINRTVADVRSIFNKNGGSLGKNGSLEFIFDRKGVFVIDTDKNSIDLEKVEMELIDSGLEESYIDENTITLYTSFVDFGLMQNKLEEMNIEVKQSSLDRIPNTTTKLDLNEAKKVLNLINKFEDDNDDVQNVFHNLEMTSEIEDYLNQ; encoded by the coding sequence ATGGCTGGACATAGTAAATGGGCAAATATCAAACATAGAAAAGGAGCTCAAGATGCAAAAAGAGGCAAAATATTCACTAGAATAATAAAAGAGATTACAATAGCTGTTAAAGAATCAGGAAATGATCCAAGTAGTAATCCTAGATTGAGAAATGCCATCTCAAATGCAAAGGGAGAGAATATGCCTAAAGACAATATAGATAGAGCTATTAAAAAAGCGTCAGGCGATGACGCAAATACATATTCTGAAGTCACCTTCGAAGGGTACGCAAATGGGGGAGTAGCTGTTTTTGTGGAATGCACAACTGATAATATAAATCGCACTGTAGCTGATGTAAGAAGTATTTTCAATAAAAATGGGGGCTCCTTGGGGAAAAATGGATCCTTAGAATTTATATTTGACAGAAAAGGAGTATTCGTCATAGATACTGATAAAAATTCTATAGACTTAGAAAAAGTGGAGATGGAACTAATAGATTCAGGATTAGAAGAATCTTATATAGATGAAAATACAATCACCTTGTACACATCCTTTGTAGATTTTGGATTGATGCAAAACAAATTGGAAGAGATGAATATAGAAGTCAAACAATCTAGTCTAGATAGAATCCCTAACACCACGACAAAACTAGATTTAAACGAAGCTAAAAAAGTTCTAAACTTGATAAATAAATTCGAAGATGATAATGACGATGTTCAAAACGTATTTCACAACTTGGAAATGACTAGTGAAATAGAAGATTATTTAAACCAATAG
- a CDS encoding glycosyltransferase family 2 protein, whose protein sequence is MENLNVAIVILNYNGIDLIKKFLPSVIKHSSKQADIYIIDNGSSDCSASFIIDNYPEVKLIKHQHNLGYAKGYNLGLKGITHDIFVLLNSDVEVTQNWLTPIIDAFKLDSKIVAAQPKILDAKSKDKFEYAGAGGGFLDRFAYPFCRGRIFDNVETDKGQYNDHCNILWATGACFFVRSKDFFQHGGFDEDFTAHWEEIDLCWRFYNSKKNISYIGTSTVYHVGSATKLGFNEKKVFLNLRNSLLSIVKNAPLKSLAIIVISRLILDQLLFFKFIFEGNFKNALHVPMAHFSFYKLLFKIYKKRAKHQVDNYYKTNSILLKYYFNI, encoded by the coding sequence ATGGAAAACCTGAATGTAGCCATTGTCATATTGAATTACAATGGAATAGATCTTATAAAAAAATTCTTACCTTCAGTAATAAAACACTCTTCTAAACAAGCAGATATTTACATAATAGACAATGGATCTTCAGATTGCTCAGCGTCGTTTATAATAGATAATTACCCTGAAGTTAAACTGATAAAACATCAACACAATCTAGGTTATGCCAAAGGATACAATCTAGGTTTAAAAGGGATAACACACGATATTTTTGTATTGCTAAATTCCGATGTGGAAGTAACTCAAAATTGGTTAACTCCCATTATAGATGCTTTCAAACTAGATAGTAAAATAGTGGCCGCACAACCAAAAATATTAGATGCTAAGTCTAAAGATAAATTTGAATACGCTGGTGCTGGGGGTGGCTTTTTAGATAGATTTGCTTATCCTTTTTGCCGCGGTAGGATATTCGACAATGTAGAAACTGATAAGGGGCAATACAATGATCACTGTAATATACTCTGGGCTACAGGAGCTTGTTTCTTTGTCAGATCAAAAGATTTTTTTCAACACGGAGGCTTTGATGAAGATTTTACAGCACATTGGGAAGAAATAGATTTATGTTGGAGGTTTTACAACAGCAAAAAAAATATATCATACATTGGCACTTCTACTGTCTACCACGTAGGTAGCGCTACTAAACTTGGATTCAACGAGAAAAAAGTTTTCCTGAATTTGAGAAATAGCCTTCTCTCTATAGTTAAAAACGCTCCACTTAAATCTCTTGCTATAATCGTGATAAGCAGACTTATACTAGATCAATTACTGTTTTTTAAATTTATTTTTGAAGGTAATTTCAAAAACGCATTACATGTACCTATGGCACACTTTAGCTTTTACAAACTCTTGTTTAAAATCTATAAAAAAAGAGCTAAACATCAAGTGGATAATTACTATAAAACAAATAGCATCCTCCTAAAGTATTATTTTAATATTTAA
- a CDS encoding rhodanese-like domain-containing protein codes for MKNDLQYIIDNNSYDIIDVRTREEFQENHISNSINIPMHELPDKIQEIKKNTKDIIICCKSGQRSQQTVEFLKSVGINNVYDGGGWAQIDNLIK; via the coding sequence ATGAAAAATGACTTACAATATATCATTGACAATAACTCATACGATATAATAGACGTTAGAACAAGAGAAGAATTCCAGGAGAATCACATATCTAATAGCATCAATATCCCTATGCATGAATTACCTGATAAAATTCAAGAGATAAAAAAAAATACTAAGGACATAATTATTTGTTGTAAGTCGGGTCAGAGAAGCCAACAAACAGTTGAGTTTCTAAAGTCCGTTGGAATAAATAACGTCTACGATGGAGGCGGATGGGCTCAAATCGACAATCTAATCAAATAA
- a CDS encoding prephenate dehydratase gives MKKTVAIQGVKGSYHHIAAMEYFSQPIDIVECDSFRKMPDLINQNKVDLAIMAIENSIAGSILSNYSIILNNNIKVIGEYYLSISHCLMTIKGQDIGDIKEIYSHPMAILQCEEYLKRYPNIKLVETENTALSAKKISNENLINIAAIASETAGNIYKLSIIDRDIQTKKNNFTRFFIIAKTNIESLRDKDKASIKFSLKHQPGNLADILNTFSSKDINLTKIQSIPIIDKPWEYSFIVDFLFKDENHYSDLMRSLEGKCNDIEIIGKYKSCLI, from the coding sequence ATGAAAAAAACAGTTGCCATACAGGGTGTTAAAGGATCTTATCATCACATAGCAGCTATGGAATATTTTTCCCAACCCATAGATATAGTAGAATGCGATAGTTTTAGAAAAATGCCTGATCTCATAAATCAAAATAAAGTAGATCTCGCTATTATGGCCATAGAAAACTCTATAGCTGGAAGCATATTATCGAATTATTCTATAATATTGAATAATAATATTAAAGTCATAGGTGAATATTACTTGTCTATTTCTCACTGTCTAATGACAATTAAAGGTCAAGACATAGGAGATATAAAAGAGATATATTCTCACCCTATGGCCATATTACAATGCGAAGAATATTTAAAAAGATATCCAAATATAAAATTGGTAGAAACGGAAAACACAGCACTGAGTGCAAAAAAAATATCAAATGAAAATCTTATTAATATAGCTGCTATCGCGAGTGAAACAGCTGGTAATATTTATAAATTGAGCATAATAGATAGAGATATTCAAACTAAAAAAAATAATTTTACCAGGTTTTTTATAATTGCAAAGACAAATATTGAGAGCTTAAGAGATAAGGACAAGGCGTCTATAAAATTTTCTTTAAAACACCAACCAGGTAATCTCGCAGATATATTAAATACATTTTCAAGTAAAGACATAAACCTGACTAAAATACAATCTATACCTATTATCGATAAACCTTGGGAATACTCTTTTATAGTGGATTTTTTATTTAAAGACGAAAACCATTATAGTGACTTAATGAGAAGTCTAGAAGGCAAGTGTAATGATATAGAAATAATAGGAAAATATAAGTCATGCTTAATATGA
- a CDS encoding prephenate dehydrogenase, producing the protein MIVSIIGLGLMGGSMALSLRQKLKPSILLGVEKKLEHADIAIKLGIVDRVCSLEEAIDKSDVIVLALPVNDNDKYITSILDGVKESSVIFDMGSTKESICSITKNHANRKQFVATHPIAGTEHSGPEAAFDLLFKNKLCIICDKEKSSPKAIELVENIYEKIGMNIIEMDSSRHDKHIAYVSHISHISSFALGHTVLEIEKDQQAIFNMAGSGFASTVRLAKSSSKTWVPIFRQNSDNILMALNKYIENLEYFRDKIESKSFDDLDKYILRSNDIKRVLEGIKKK; encoded by the coding sequence ATGATAGTATCGATTATAGGCTTAGGTTTAATGGGAGGATCTATGGCTTTATCTCTGAGACAAAAATTAAAGCCATCTATTTTACTGGGTGTAGAAAAAAAACTCGAACACGCCGATATAGCTATAAAACTTGGAATAGTAGACAGAGTATGCTCTTTAGAGGAAGCTATTGATAAATCTGATGTCATAGTTTTGGCGTTACCTGTAAACGATAATGATAAGTATATTACATCTATCTTAGATGGAGTAAAAGAATCGTCTGTAATTTTCGATATGGGGTCTACCAAAGAGAGTATTTGTAGTATCACTAAAAATCACGCTAACAGAAAGCAGTTCGTTGCTACTCATCCTATCGCAGGCACGGAGCACTCTGGACCTGAAGCTGCCTTTGATTTACTTTTTAAAAATAAATTATGCATAATTTGCGACAAGGAAAAGAGCAGCCCTAAAGCCATAGAATTAGTAGAAAACATATATGAGAAAATAGGAATGAATATAATTGAAATGGACTCTTCACGACATGATAAACACATAGCATATGTATCGCATATATCTCATATAAGCTCTTTTGCCTTAGGACACACAGTCTTGGAAATAGAAAAAGACCAACAGGCCATATTCAATATGGCTGGAAGTGGCTTTGCCTCGACGGTCAGACTTGCAAAGAGCTCCTCAAAAACCTGGGTTCCAATATTTAGGCAGAACTCTGATAATATCCTAATGGCTCTAAACAAGTATATAGAAAATTTAGAATATTTCAGGGATAAGATAGAATCAAAGAGCTTTGACGACTTAGATAAATACATACTAAGATCTAATGATATAAAAAGAGTATTAGAAGGAATTAAAAAAAAATAA
- a CDS encoding bifunctional 3-deoxy-7-phosphoheptulonate synthase/chorismate mutase type II, translating to MDLKNQKQNWIKNKVFNKLPILISGPCSAESEKQVLDIAKSLDKNRVNVFRAGVWKPRTRPGNFEGVGEIGLKWLKKVKDEVGFLTSTEVANPKHIELALKYDIDILWIGARSTASPFIIQEISDSLKNSDKIILVKNPINPDIELWIGALERLYANGLKKIGVIHRGFSTYKKTKYRNEPQWQLPIALRERLPNIPIICDPSHICGNRDGIYSVSQKAFNLNFDGLMIETHNKPDEAWSDAKQQITPIQLKEVIRKLELRKLQGKSLKYIEKLESLRSDIDELDFQLLNILTHRMRISNSIGKIKLENNVGILQSSRWHEILHKQVLEGERLGMSKEFIENIYKAIHQESINIQNKNMSKTERQEVLL from the coding sequence ATGGATTTAAAAAATCAAAAACAAAATTGGATAAAAAATAAAGTTTTTAACAAATTACCTATACTCATATCTGGTCCTTGTAGTGCTGAAAGTGAAAAACAAGTTTTAGATATAGCTAAAAGTTTAGATAAAAATAGGGTAAATGTATTTAGGGCAGGAGTTTGGAAGCCTAGAACTAGACCTGGAAATTTTGAGGGAGTAGGAGAGATAGGTTTAAAATGGTTGAAAAAGGTAAAGGATGAAGTAGGTTTTTTAACTTCCACAGAAGTAGCTAATCCAAAACACATAGAATTAGCTTTAAAATACGATATAGATATCTTGTGGATAGGCGCTAGAAGTACTGCAAGCCCTTTTATTATTCAAGAGATATCAGACTCTCTAAAAAACAGTGATAAGATTATCTTAGTTAAAAACCCTATAAATCCCGATATAGAATTATGGATTGGGGCCTTAGAGAGATTATATGCTAATGGATTAAAAAAAATTGGAGTTATCCACAGGGGATTTTCTACTTATAAAAAAACTAAATACAGAAATGAACCTCAATGGCAATTACCTATTGCTTTGAGAGAGAGACTTCCAAATATACCTATCATTTGTGATCCCTCACATATTTGTGGAAATAGAGATGGGATATATTCAGTATCTCAAAAAGCTTTTAATCTCAATTTTGACGGTTTGATGATAGAGACTCACAATAAGCCTGATGAGGCTTGGAGTGATGCTAAACAGCAGATTACCCCAATACAGCTAAAAGAGGTAATTAGAAAATTAGAATTGAGAAAACTTCAAGGGAAGTCTTTGAAATATATAGAAAAGTTAGAATCACTTAGATCTGATATAGATGAACTGGATTTTCAATTATTAAATATCCTAACCCATAGAATGAGAATTTCCAATAGCATAGGAAAAATAAAATTAGAAAATAATGTAGGTATTTTACAGAGTTCCAGGTGGCATGAAATACTACATAAACAGGTCCTAGAAGGTGAAAGATTGGGAATGAGCAAAGAATTTATAGAGAATATATATAAGGCTATACATCAAGAATCTATAAACATACAAAACAAAAACATGTCTAAAACCGAAAGACAAGAGGTACTCTTATAA
- the porV gene encoding type IX secretion system outer membrane channel protein PorV produces MKVKLSILSLIFILLYPLITKGQVKISPISPSLSILLIPPDARANSMGNIGVATSSDVNSLFHNPSKIAFHKENRTFGLNYVPWFRNLISDSYFTTASYIDKSLGKNGVLGANFMFFSRGKFDLKDEENKDKGVGVLNSWSIKGAYSLQLNKYFSLGAELQFAGAATSSPDDLSLNSVNAFVGGLSGYFVSSVIKDLPFLSSGSSYSLRYRIGLNISNIGPKVGSNDGNNDYFSPTNMKLGGSFDFFVGKNTVVFSLELNKLLVPSVQPDGSHNDITPIFGMFKSFADAPGGFSEEMSEINIGTGVEYSYRNLVFARLGFFKESEMKGDRSFISTGMGFGIYGVRIDMSYMYSLSEENPALANTIRYSVSFDIDKIYDQF; encoded by the coding sequence ATGAAAGTAAAATTATCAATCCTGTCTCTGATATTTATTCTTTTGTATCCTTTGATAACAAAAGGGCAGGTTAAGATAAGCCCAATTTCTCCTTCCTTGAGTATTTTGCTTATCCCACCAGATGCTAGAGCAAATTCTATGGGGAATATTGGAGTTGCTACATCCTCTGATGTCAATTCTTTATTTCACAATCCTTCTAAGATAGCTTTTCATAAAGAAAACAGGACATTTGGACTCAACTATGTTCCTTGGTTTCGTAATTTAATAAGTGATTCATATTTTACGACTGCATCGTATATAGATAAGAGTTTAGGAAAAAATGGAGTTTTGGGTGCAAATTTTATGTTTTTTTCAAGAGGGAAGTTTGATCTAAAAGATGAAGAAAATAAAGACAAAGGCGTTGGAGTCTTAAATTCTTGGAGTATTAAAGGAGCGTATTCATTACAGTTGAATAAATATTTTTCATTGGGAGCTGAATTGCAGTTTGCAGGTGCTGCAACTAGTTCACCAGACGATTTATCTTTGAATTCTGTAAACGCTTTTGTAGGAGGTCTATCTGGTTATTTTGTATCCTCAGTTATTAAAGATCTTCCTTTTTTATCTTCAGGCAGTTCATATAGCCTTAGATATAGAATAGGATTAAACATATCTAACATTGGACCTAAAGTTGGTTCTAATGATGGTAATAATGATTATTTTTCGCCTACTAATATGAAATTAGGTGGATCATTTGATTTTTTTGTGGGAAAAAATACTGTTGTATTTAGTTTAGAATTGAATAAGCTTTTAGTGCCATCTGTACAGCCTGACGGATCACATAACGATATAACTCCTATTTTTGGCATGTTTAAATCCTTTGCTGATGCCCCAGGAGGGTTCTCTGAAGAAATGAGCGAAATCAATATAGGTACAGGAGTGGAATACTCATATAGAAACCTCGTTTTCGCTAGACTTGGTTTCTTTAAAGAAAGTGAAATGAAAGGAGATAGGAGTTTTATCTCTACAGGTATGGGGTTTGGTATTTATGGTGTCCGTATAGACATGTCATATATGTATTCTTTAAGTGAAGAAAATCCTGCCCTGGCAAACACTATTAGGTATTCGGTAAGTTTCGACATAGATAAGATATACGATCAATTCTAA
- a CDS encoding LPP20 family lipoprotein, with translation MIKNRFVLFTVIALFFSCGSSKSFRDKYKGKLRLKFDSKEKPDWIGQKPESSEYYTGINMVSKTQFPYSYVEKAKSKALADLISNISVNISSNSVMTSIEDNFELSEEFTSSIESSSKEEIEDYELVDTYESPIEYWVYYRLNKKKHHEIIREKQDKVSRKAITLMTDAINYEKKYDYKNALQSYISAIELIKPYWNSTLETVYNGENVFLGNELMKKTIQLISDIQILRNTNIIKVKRAQSIKNEASFSIKNKKGHDLNNLPIEWTYSKDKWIKNIYISKDGLISPTIDKVISSKDKEFIVARLDLDKIINEVSNDFSLRKIFSAMSVPEDEIRIEILMPKIYVESNTPILKEIMINFLNKKNIPLSDKKQSDFSISINEKIKKTGANNNGILHRATLDISYTVFNNRDKIFSTKEFFEGKSIENIERAIQDATSEAIDEFNYRIANRIYDIIFK, from the coding sequence ATGATTAAAAATAGATTTGTCTTATTCACAGTTATAGCATTGTTTTTCAGTTGTGGTAGCTCTAAGAGTTTTAGAGATAAATACAAGGGTAAATTACGCCTAAAATTCGATAGTAAAGAAAAACCAGATTGGATAGGTCAAAAACCTGAATCCTCGGAATATTATACAGGGATAAATATGGTTTCTAAGACACAGTTTCCATATAGTTATGTAGAAAAGGCTAAAAGTAAAGCCCTAGCTGATTTAATAAGTAATATCTCGGTAAATATATCTAGTAATTCTGTCATGACTAGCATAGAGGATAATTTTGAACTATCTGAAGAATTCACTTCTTCTATAGAGTCTTCTTCAAAAGAAGAAATAGAGGATTATGAATTGGTAGACACCTATGAAAGTCCAATAGAATACTGGGTATACTACAGGTTGAATAAAAAAAAACACCATGAAATAATCAGAGAAAAGCAAGATAAAGTATCTCGTAAGGCTATTACCTTAATGACAGATGCTATTAACTATGAAAAAAAATACGATTATAAAAATGCTCTTCAAAGCTATATCAGCGCCATAGAGTTAATAAAACCTTATTGGAATAGCACTTTAGAGACAGTTTATAATGGGGAAAATGTATTTCTCGGAAATGAGTTGATGAAAAAAACTATACAGTTGATATCAGACATACAAATACTCAGAAATACAAATATCATAAAGGTAAAAAGAGCACAGTCCATAAAAAATGAAGCCTCTTTCTCTATAAAGAATAAAAAAGGACATGATCTAAATAACTTGCCTATAGAATGGACGTACTCTAAAGATAAGTGGATCAAAAATATTTACATAAGCAAAGATGGCCTTATTTCGCCCACAATAGACAAAGTTATTTCTTCGAAAGATAAAGAATTTATAGTGGCTAGATTAGATTTAGATAAGATTATAAATGAGGTGAGTAATGATTTTTCTTTAAGAAAAATATTCTCTGCAATGTCTGTGCCTGAAGATGAGATACGCATAGAAATATTAATGCCAAAAATATATGTGGAATCTAATACTCCTATTTTAAAAGAGATCATGATAAATTTTTTAAACAAAAAAAATATTCCTCTATCTGATAAAAAACAATCTGATTTTTCTATATCGATAAATGAAAAAATAAAAAAAACTGGAGCTAATAACAATGGTATACTTCACAGGGCAACTCTAGATATAAGTTATACTGTTTTTAACAATAGAGATAAGATATTCTCTACAAAAGAATTTTTCGAGGGTAAATCCATAGAGAATATAGAGCGAGCTATACAAGACGCTACTTCAGAGGCTATAGACGAATTTAATTATAGAATAGCAAATAGAATATATGACATAATCTTTAAATAA